One genomic segment of Arthrobacter sp. JZ12 includes these proteins:
- a CDS encoding class I SAM-dependent DNA methyltransferase, translating into MINGTVRAQVDKVWDTFWTGGISNPLEVIEQITYLLFLKRLDEEQTSLENRANRTGKPIAKPIFPEGNDARGRSYRDLRWTRFKNFSRDEKYTLFSEHIFPFLREELTRQSSGEDSTYSHHMKDARFTIPNAGVLERVIDIIDDIDMTDRDTKGDLYEYMLSKIATAGTNGQFRTPRHIIDLMVQMTDPQPLEVICDPASGTCGFLVRAAEHLWSNPDLLTNKQQLDFYHHEQFHGYDFDNTMLRIGSMNMLLHGVENPVITYRDSLADLHSAEEEKYHLVLANPPFAGSLDYENVAKDLLSLVKTKKTELLFLALFIRLLKPGGRAAVIVPDGVLFGSSKAHRDLRKLLVEQHKLDAVVKLPSGVFRPYAGVSTAILFFTKTNSGGTENVWFYDVKSDGFSLDDKRTPLASSDLPDVLERYKQRTTTEAERARTEQSFLVPKSEIAENGYDLSLNRYKEVEYDEIEHKAPEEIIGELEVLEKEIADGLTELKDLLK; encoded by the coding sequence GTGATCAATGGGACAGTGCGCGCGCAGGTAGACAAGGTTTGGGATACGTTCTGGACGGGCGGCATCTCGAACCCACTCGAAGTCATAGAGCAGATCACCTATCTGCTGTTCCTCAAGCGGCTGGACGAGGAGCAGACGTCACTCGAGAACCGCGCCAACAGGACCGGCAAGCCGATTGCCAAGCCAATCTTCCCCGAAGGCAATGATGCTCGGGGCCGAAGCTACCGAGATCTGCGCTGGACCAGGTTCAAGAACTTCTCGCGGGACGAGAAGTACACCCTCTTTTCAGAGCACATTTTTCCCTTCCTTAGGGAGGAACTGACGCGCCAATCGAGCGGTGAGGACTCCACCTATAGCCATCACATGAAGGACGCCCGCTTCACCATCCCGAATGCCGGCGTCCTTGAGCGAGTCATTGACATCATTGACGACATCGACATGACGGACCGGGACACCAAGGGTGACCTGTACGAGTACATGCTCTCCAAGATCGCGACCGCCGGCACCAACGGTCAGTTCCGCACGCCGCGTCACATCATCGACCTCATGGTGCAGATGACCGACCCTCAGCCGTTGGAGGTCATCTGTGACCCGGCATCAGGAACCTGCGGCTTCCTAGTCCGGGCAGCGGAGCATCTCTGGAGCAACCCTGACCTGCTCACCAACAAGCAGCAGCTGGACTTCTACCACCACGAGCAGTTCCACGGCTACGACTTCGACAACACCATGCTCCGCATCGGCTCCATGAACATGCTGCTGCACGGCGTTGAGAACCCGGTGATCACATATCGCGATTCCCTGGCTGATCTGCATTCGGCCGAGGAAGAGAAGTACCACCTGGTCCTCGCGAATCCGCCGTTCGCCGGAAGCCTCGACTATGAAAATGTGGCCAAGGACCTCCTGAGCTTGGTCAAGACAAAGAAGACCGAACTGCTTTTCCTCGCCCTCTTCATCCGCCTGCTCAAGCCCGGCGGACGGGCGGCGGTTATTGTGCCCGACGGCGTCCTGTTCGGCTCCTCGAAGGCCCACAGGGACCTCCGCAAGCTCCTGGTCGAGCAGCACAAGCTCGATGCCGTGGTGAAACTCCCTTCCGGCGTCTTCAGGCCGTACGCCGGGGTTTCGACCGCAATCCTCTTCTTCACCAAGACCAACTCCGGCGGCACCGAAAACGTCTGGTTCTACGACGTGAAGTCCGACGGCTTCAGCCTCGACGACAAGCGCACTCCCTTGGCTTCCTCCGACCTGCCCGACGTCCTGGAGCGGTACAAGCAGCGCACGACGACGGAAGCAGAGCGGGCGCGAACTGAACAGTCTTTCCTCGTTCCCAAGTCAGAAATCGCTGAAAATGGCTACGACCTCTCCCTCAACCGGTACAAGGAGGTCGAGTACGACGAGATCGAGCACAAGGCACCGGAGGAGATCATCGGGGAGCTTGAGGTTCTCGAGAAGGAGATAGCCGACGGGCTGACCGAGTTGAAGGACCTGCTCAAGTGA
- a CDS encoding restriction endonuclease subunit S, producing the protein MDGSIGSTGFCVVRPNPHQLEASYAFHWVKSPQFIDDMVRKATGASYPAVSDSVVLSSRLPLPPLGEQQRIAAILDKADGLRAKRHEALAHLDSLRQSIFNEMFGDLNNGRPDWGAGPLSRFAEVVSGITKGRRTKAEKLRKVPYLAVSNVQDKRLDLNAVKTIDATDEEIERLQLRHHDLLLTEGGDPDKLGRGTLWNEELPIAIHQNHVFRVRVTDSDCLHPLFLNWLTGSDRGRAYFLRSAKQTTGIASINKTQLSAFPLLLPPIELQREFADRVTAVERLKEHHRAQLSQLDALFASLQHRAFKGEL; encoded by the coding sequence TTGGACGGATCCATCGGTTCAACTGGTTTTTGCGTGGTTCGGCCGAACCCGCATCAACTCGAAGCGTCTTATGCCTTCCACTGGGTTAAATCCCCTCAGTTCATCGATGACATGGTGCGGAAGGCAACTGGCGCGAGCTATCCAGCAGTCTCCGACAGTGTCGTCTTAAGTTCACGACTCCCGCTTCCGCCTCTCGGCGAGCAGCAGCGCATCGCGGCGATCTTAGACAAGGCCGATGGACTCCGCGCTAAGCGCCACGAAGCCCTCGCCCACCTCGACTCCCTCCGTCAATCAATCTTCAATGAAATGTTCGGGGACCTGAACAACGGCCGACCGGATTGGGGGGCGGGCCCACTCTCAAGATTCGCTGAAGTCGTTTCCGGGATAACAAAGGGACGGCGCACGAAGGCCGAAAAGCTCCGGAAGGTTCCCTATCTCGCAGTTTCGAACGTCCAGGACAAACGCTTGGATTTGAACGCTGTGAAAACCATTGATGCGACTGACGAGGAGATCGAACGTCTTCAGCTCCGCCATCACGACCTTCTGCTCACCGAGGGTGGCGATCCCGACAAACTTGGGCGAGGCACACTCTGGAATGAAGAGTTGCCCATCGCGATACATCAAAACCACGTCTTTCGTGTCCGTGTGACCGATAGCGACTGTCTCCACCCACTGTTCCTCAACTGGCTCACCGGAAGCGATCGCGGAAGGGCATACTTCCTGCGATCGGCGAAACAAACGACTGGAATAGCGTCAATCAACAAGACTCAGCTGAGCGCATTTCCGCTCCTTTTGCCCCCAATAGAGCTGCAGCGTGAATTCGCAGACCGCGTCACCGCCGTCGAGCGCTTGAAAGAGCACCATCGCGCACAACTCTCACAACTAGACGCTCTCTTCGCCTCTCTTCAACACCGCGCGTTCAAAGGAGAACTTTGA
- a CDS encoding restriction endonuclease yields the protein MDYSQAHAFFAPFWPKTAKASSGREQQPDDSLIEDLDPVEQIEDSVDKIHAKVGDELLQRLRDSHPAFFEQAVVDLLLKMGYGGAEQRGKRIGGTGDGGVDGVIDQDALGLDQIYIQAKRYKDGNNVGRETIQAFVGALHGAGASRGVFITTSSFTDHARSYAAGIPSRVILIDSVRLVNLMIKYRVGVQVKQTYDVVDLDEDYFE from the coding sequence ATGGACTATTCCCAAGCTCATGCGTTCTTTGCTCCATTCTGGCCAAAGACCGCAAAGGCGTCTTCCGGGAGGGAACAGCAGCCCGATGACAGCCTCATCGAGGACCTTGACCCCGTTGAGCAGATCGAAGACAGCGTAGACAAGATTCATGCGAAGGTCGGTGACGAATTGCTTCAGCGACTGAGGGACAGCCACCCAGCCTTTTTCGAGCAAGCCGTCGTCGATTTGCTCCTCAAGATGGGTTACGGGGGAGCAGAACAGCGCGGGAAGCGGATCGGCGGTACGGGCGACGGCGGCGTCGACGGCGTCATCGACCAGGACGCTCTCGGGCTGGACCAGATCTACATTCAAGCGAAGCGGTACAAGGACGGCAACAACGTCGGTCGTGAAACTATCCAGGCATTCGTCGGCGCACTGCACGGCGCGGGTGCGTCTAGAGGGGTGTTCATAACAACGAGCAGCTTCACGGACCACGCGCGAAGCTATGCAGCAGGTATTCCGTCGCGCGTGATCCTGATCGACAGCGTCAGACTGGTGAACCTGATGATCAAGTACCGGGTAGGCGTCCAGGTGAAGCAGACCTATGACGTCGTCGACCTCGACGAGGACTACTTCGAATAA
- a CDS encoding DEAD/DEAH box helicase family protein yields the protein MGDAAKTPSNFAFLRAEWPDIAKEAHSAERFARIDPRTSLLYCRRTLEFTLQWIFTADTSLNQPYKDDLNGMLNEPSFKRLAGERLLDKMHTIRKVANKAVHTNVPMSPQTADAIVRELFQTCFWLAHRYSREERNRPTPGLTFDGALLSPQRRPMPVPPKPGQATESQPTDVVPKTAEQVAKLAKDLEERDRKLAEATQQTASLEDELKELREQIKLVTAQRRHEPDTHNYNEGITRTDLIDPQLEWAGWDLTAPDVREFPVDTMPTAAGTLTGKGAADYVLWGSNGLPLAVVEAKRTSKDPHNGRQQARLYADCLERRFGQRPVIYFTNGYQTYIWDDAFYAERKVQGFHTRDQLQLMMDRRSTRKPLAQAVINNSIVERDYQHAAIRAVTQAFENDAERLALVVMATGTGKTRTVIALADLLMKSNWVKRVLFLADRVALVDQAAKAFKTHLPGSAPEVLGRDKVADSRIHLATYPTMMNLIDETVGDGKVNRERYGIGHYDLIIVDEAHRSVYQKYKAIFDYFDSFLIGLTATPTDDVDRNTFALFGIEDNVPTFAYELNKAIEDRWLVPPRIIEVPLKFPYEGIRYEDLSEEEKDEWDSKEWDEDGEIPDEVDRAVVNKWLFNQDTVDKALQVLMERGHRVAGGDRIGKTIIFARNNDHARFIEQRFNVNYPGEKGELAQVITYDVNYASTLIESFGKTDGKPDIAISVDMLDTGIDVPQVVNLVFFKLVRSKTKFWQMVGRGTRLSPDLYGPGEHKQDFLIFDLCRNAEFFNAGLELSEGQLAKPLAQRTFVTRVRLLQALQYSEYDGDYVTSLRDALHAGVRDLPRENFRVRPRLEQVDRFAQKETWESLDPHDVEVLEGQVSDLAVITAPADTEEAKRFDQLLFSAQLALLTEPAKLPSLQRKIIDIASALQDQTTIPAIAAQLPLIEEVLNPLHWEAASPIWLEEIRRKLRPLVHLIEKKRRKVVYTRFEDVLGEVREVDLPDVQGPVDIARYSDKVRAYLADKMDHATIQRLRRNRPLTELDLQELERLLLESGAGSREDLDRAASEGLGYFVRSLVGLEPDAVKEAMADFIAGTTLTAAQLDFVNMIVQHLTRNGVMDVGQLYESPFNSLAPAGPEQLFREEQLDVLDGVLRQFRETTKAS from the coding sequence GTGGGGGACGCAGCTAAGACGCCGAGCAACTTTGCGTTCCTGCGCGCCGAATGGCCGGACATCGCCAAGGAAGCACACAGCGCCGAACGGTTCGCCCGCATCGACCCGCGCACCTCTCTCCTCTACTGTCGCCGCACGCTTGAGTTCACCCTGCAGTGGATCTTCACCGCAGATACCTCCCTCAATCAGCCGTACAAAGACGACCTCAACGGCATGCTCAATGAGCCCTCCTTCAAGCGGCTGGCCGGCGAGCGACTCCTTGACAAGATGCACACCATCCGGAAAGTCGCGAATAAGGCTGTCCACACCAACGTCCCCATGAGCCCACAGACGGCGGACGCGATCGTTAGGGAACTCTTCCAAACTTGCTTCTGGCTCGCGCACCGCTACTCCCGGGAAGAACGAAACCGCCCGACGCCGGGGCTCACCTTCGACGGCGCACTCCTCAGCCCGCAGCGCCGGCCAATGCCGGTCCCACCCAAACCGGGACAAGCGACGGAGAGCCAGCCCACCGACGTCGTACCCAAAACCGCCGAGCAGGTCGCGAAGCTGGCAAAGGATCTGGAAGAACGCGACCGCAAACTGGCCGAGGCAACCCAGCAGACAGCCAGCCTCGAAGATGAACTCAAGGAGCTGCGCGAGCAGATCAAGCTAGTTACCGCGCAGCGACGGCACGAACCGGACACGCACAACTACAACGAAGGCATCACCAGAACGGATCTGATTGATCCGCAGTTGGAATGGGCCGGGTGGGACCTGACCGCCCCGGACGTACGCGAATTTCCAGTCGACACGATGCCAACTGCAGCCGGAACCCTCACAGGCAAGGGCGCGGCTGACTACGTTTTGTGGGGGTCCAACGGTCTCCCGCTCGCCGTCGTCGAGGCAAAGCGCACCTCGAAGGACCCGCACAACGGCAGGCAGCAGGCCCGCCTCTACGCCGACTGCCTGGAACGCCGCTTCGGCCAGCGACCGGTCATCTACTTCACCAACGGCTACCAGACCTACATCTGGGATGACGCCTTCTACGCCGAGCGTAAGGTCCAGGGCTTCCATACCCGCGACCAGTTGCAGCTCATGATGGACCGCCGAAGCACTCGGAAGCCGCTTGCGCAGGCTGTCATCAACAACTCAATAGTGGAGCGCGACTACCAGCACGCGGCAATCCGCGCCGTCACGCAGGCCTTCGAGAACGACGCCGAGCGCCTTGCACTGGTGGTGATGGCCACCGGAACCGGTAAGACCCGTACAGTGATCGCGCTGGCCGACCTGCTGATGAAGTCCAACTGGGTGAAACGAGTACTGTTCCTCGCCGACCGCGTCGCGCTGGTCGATCAGGCGGCCAAGGCGTTCAAGACTCACTTGCCGGGTTCAGCTCCGGAGGTTCTCGGCCGGGACAAAGTCGCCGACAGCCGCATTCACCTCGCCACTTACCCCACCATGATGAATCTGATCGATGAGACCGTGGGTGATGGCAAGGTGAACCGCGAACGGTACGGCATCGGACACTACGACCTGATCATTGTCGATGAGGCACACCGCTCCGTGTACCAGAAGTACAAAGCAATCTTCGACTACTTCGACTCCTTCCTCATCGGCCTCACGGCCACACCCACCGACGACGTCGACCGCAACACCTTCGCCCTCTTCGGCATCGAGGACAACGTCCCCACCTTCGCCTACGAGTTGAATAAAGCGATCGAAGACCGCTGGCTCGTACCTCCGCGAATCATTGAAGTACCGCTCAAATTTCCCTATGAGGGGATCCGTTACGAGGATCTGAGCGAGGAGGAAAAGGATGAGTGGGACTCCAAGGAATGGGACGAAGACGGTGAGATACCGGACGAGGTGGATCGCGCCGTCGTCAACAAGTGGCTTTTCAACCAGGACACGGTAGACAAGGCGCTCCAGGTGCTCATGGAACGCGGTCATCGCGTGGCCGGCGGAGATCGAATCGGCAAGACGATCATCTTCGCTCGGAACAACGATCACGCCCGCTTCATCGAGCAACGCTTCAATGTGAATTATCCGGGCGAGAAGGGAGAGCTCGCCCAGGTCATCACGTACGACGTGAACTACGCCTCCACGCTCATCGAGTCCTTCGGGAAGACCGATGGGAAGCCGGACATCGCTATCTCCGTGGACATGCTGGACACCGGCATCGACGTGCCGCAGGTAGTGAATTTGGTCTTCTTCAAGCTGGTGCGATCCAAGACCAAGTTTTGGCAGATGGTGGGACGCGGAACACGGCTATCCCCTGATCTGTACGGCCCGGGTGAGCACAAGCAGGATTTCCTGATCTTCGACCTGTGCCGCAACGCCGAATTCTTCAATGCCGGGCTTGAACTCTCGGAAGGGCAACTCGCCAAACCGCTCGCGCAGCGCACTTTTGTAACCCGCGTCCGTTTGCTTCAGGCACTGCAGTACAGCGAGTACGACGGCGACTATGTCACCTCGTTGCGGGACGCACTCCACGCTGGAGTGCGGGACCTGCCCCGCGAGAATTTTCGGGTGCGGCCCCGGCTGGAGCAGGTGGACCGATTCGCGCAGAAGGAGACGTGGGAGAGTCTTGATCCGCACGACGTCGAGGTGCTTGAGGGACAGGTCAGTGATCTCGCGGTGATCACTGCACCGGCCGACACCGAGGAAGCAAAACGGTTCGATCAGCTCCTGTTCAGCGCTCAACTGGCGCTCCTCACCGAACCAGCGAAGCTTCCCTCGCTGCAACGCAAGATCATCGACATCGCCTCCGCGTTACAGGATCAAACCACCATCCCGGCGATTGCCGCGCAGCTTCCACTGATCGAGGAGGTCCTCAATCCGTTGCACTGGGAGGCTGCGTCCCCCATCTGGTTGGAGGAGATCCGCCGAAAGCTCCGCCCGTTGGTCCACCTCATTGAGAAGAAGCGGCGCAAGGTGGTTTACACACGCTTTGAGGACGTACTCGGCGAAGTGCGTGAGGTCGACCTTCCTGACGTCCAGGGACCCGTGGACATAGCGCGGTACAGCGACAAGGTGCGCGCATATCTGGCCGACAAGATGGACCACGCCACCATCCAACGCCTCCGCAGAAACCGTCCGTTGACCGAACTCGATCTTCAGGAGCTTGAACGTCTACTGCTGGAAAGCGGCGCCGGATCCCGGGAAGACCTGGACCGGGCCGCCTCCGAAGGATTGGGCTACTTCGTACGCTCGCTGGTGGGACTTGAACCCGACGCCGTGAAGGAGGCGATGGCGGACTTCATCGCCGGAACCACGCTCACGGCGGCACAGCTCGACTTCGTCAACATGATCGTCCAGCATCTCACCCGTAACGGGGTGATGGACGTCGGTCAGTTGTACGAGTCCCCTTTCAACAGCCTTGCCCCTGCCGGCCCAGAGCAGCTGTTCCGCGAAGAACAGCTCGACGTGCTCGATGGCGTCCTGAGGCAGTTCAGGGAAACGACCAAAGCGAGCTGA
- a CDS encoding xylulokinase has protein sequence MTDPKDVIADGRASLGIELGSTRIKACLIGEDPSVVLAVGSHDWENKLVDRLWTYSLEDVWTGIQAAYADLTADVERRYGTRLERLGAIGVSAMMHGYLAFDKADDLLVPFRTWRNTNTGPAAAELTDLFGVNIPLRWSIAHLHQAILDSEPHVPQVGSFTTLAGYVHRELTGRKVLGVGDASGMFPINSATNDYDAELLSRYDELVAERAPGLKLRGLLPEVLAAGQPAGDLTAEGAKLLDPTGTLQPGALLCPPEGDAGTGMVATCSVAPRTGNVSAGTSIFAMVVLERPLERVHHELDLVTTPAGDPVAMVHCNNGASELAAWVGLFSRFAAASGAVSSSGAPVDSDTVFSTLFREALDGAPDAGGLLAYNHLAGEPIAELTEGRPLFLRTPDSEFTLANFMRAQLYGVFGTLALGMRVLAEEGVELDQMFAHGGMFRTAGVAQRFLAGALAAPVSVAATASEGGSWGIAVLASYASANASGNELDLDGYLRKHVFGEAVFETTEPDAADVAGFSSYLDRYSAGLAAQRTAVEVLPMGTGTA, from the coding sequence ATGACCGATCCCAAGGACGTTATTGCCGACGGCCGTGCCTCCCTCGGAATCGAGCTCGGGTCCACGCGCATCAAGGCCTGCCTGATCGGCGAGGATCCCTCCGTGGTGCTGGCAGTGGGCAGCCACGACTGGGAGAACAAACTGGTCGACCGACTCTGGACCTACTCCCTCGAGGACGTCTGGACAGGCATTCAGGCCGCCTATGCGGACCTGACCGCCGACGTCGAACGCCGTTACGGCACCCGGCTGGAGCGCCTTGGCGCGATCGGCGTCTCTGCGATGATGCACGGCTATCTCGCCTTTGACAAAGCAGATGATCTACTCGTTCCCTTCCGCACCTGGCGCAACACGAACACCGGCCCGGCTGCGGCGGAACTGACGGACCTGTTCGGCGTGAACATCCCGCTGCGCTGGTCCATCGCCCACCTGCACCAGGCAATCCTGGACAGCGAGCCGCATGTTCCACAGGTCGGTTCGTTCACCACCCTGGCCGGATATGTGCATCGGGAACTGACCGGCCGCAAGGTCCTCGGCGTAGGCGATGCCTCCGGCATGTTCCCGATCAACTCGGCCACCAACGACTACGACGCCGAACTGCTATCCCGCTACGACGAGCTGGTGGCAGAGCGCGCGCCGGGCCTAAAGCTCAGGGGCCTGCTGCCGGAAGTGCTCGCTGCAGGACAACCGGCCGGGGACCTCACCGCTGAGGGAGCGAAACTCCTCGATCCGACCGGCACCCTGCAGCCCGGAGCCCTACTGTGCCCGCCGGAGGGCGACGCCGGCACCGGCATGGTGGCGACCTGCTCCGTCGCGCCGCGCACCGGAAACGTCAGCGCCGGCACGAGCATCTTCGCGATGGTGGTGCTGGAGCGTCCGCTGGAACGCGTTCACCACGAACTCGACCTGGTCACCACCCCGGCCGGCGACCCGGTCGCGATGGTCCACTGCAACAACGGCGCCAGCGAACTTGCTGCCTGGGTAGGCCTGTTCAGCCGCTTCGCTGCGGCCTCCGGCGCGGTTTCCTCCTCCGGAGCGCCCGTGGACTCCGACACCGTCTTCAGCACCCTCTTCCGTGAAGCGCTCGACGGCGCTCCCGACGCCGGCGGCCTGCTCGCCTACAACCACCTCGCCGGTGAGCCGATCGCCGAACTGACCGAGGGCAGGCCGCTCTTCCTGCGCACGCCGGACAGCGAATTTACGCTCGCGAACTTCATGCGCGCACAGCTCTACGGGGTGTTCGGCACTCTGGCCCTGGGCATGCGCGTGCTTGCTGAGGAGGGCGTGGAACTGGACCAGATGTTCGCCCACGGCGGCATGTTCCGCACCGCCGGCGTGGCCCAGAGGTTCCTCGCCGGCGCCCTAGCCGCACCCGTCTCCGTGGCCGCGACGGCCTCCGAGGGCGGATCGTGGGGAATCGCTGTGTTGGCGTCCTACGCCTCGGCGAATGCGTCAGGCAACGAACTCGACCTCGACGGTTACCTGCGGAAGCACGTGTTCGGCGAGGCAGTGTTCGAAACCACGGAACCCGACGCAGCCGACGTCGCCGGCTTCAGCAGCTATCTGGACCGCTACAGCGCCGGCCTCGCAGCCCAGCGCACCGCCGTCGAAGTGCTTCCCATGGGAACCGGGACCGCCTAG
- a CDS encoding FAD-binding monooxygenase, which produces MHFHHHGYVSGDPRIQPVSGTGVDRPEELPAEVDVLIVGTGPAGMLAAAQLSQFPSITTRIVERRSGRLAIGQADGIQARSVETFQAFGFAERIAAEAYRITEMAFWKPDPADPSRIIRTARPVDDPTGISEFPHLIVNQARVLDYFAEFMAHAPTRMTPDYGLEFQDLTVADGGEYPVTVHLVHSTGPREGTERTLRAKYVIGADGARSRVRKAIGCTLAGDTANHAWGVMDALAVTDFPDIRLKCAIQSGAGGSILLIPREGGHLFRMYVDLGEVHGHNTRDIRSTTIGQIIEKANKILHPYTLDVRNVAWHSVYEVGHRLTDRFDNLLPEEVGTRTPRVFITGDACHTHSAKAGQGMNVSMQDGFNIAWKLGHVLEGRSPESLLSTYSAERQVVARNLIDFDRQWSSMMAKKPEEFDDPTELETFYVRTMEFPAGFMTEYAPSMIVGQSVHQEYASGFPVGKRFKSAPVVRVCDTNPLHLGHQATADGRWRVYVFTDEPLPGRDSSASRLADWLAESPESPLAFTPESADRDAWFDVKVIYQQNHQSIDINAVPPVFKPVVGPFRLTYYENVFALDPSADIFELRGIDRRGAVVVVRPDQYVANVLPLTATKELGAFFAGVHGAAVTAGSS; this is translated from the coding sequence GTGCATTTTCACCATCACGGATACGTCTCCGGAGACCCCCGGATTCAGCCGGTCTCGGGCACCGGCGTCGACCGGCCTGAGGAATTGCCCGCCGAGGTGGACGTCCTCATCGTCGGCACCGGCCCGGCAGGAATGCTTGCGGCGGCGCAGTTGTCGCAGTTCCCGAGCATCACCACCCGCATCGTGGAGCGGCGTTCGGGCCGGCTGGCCATCGGGCAGGCGGACGGAATCCAGGCCCGCAGCGTGGAGACCTTTCAGGCGTTCGGATTCGCCGAGCGCATCGCAGCGGAGGCATACCGGATCACCGAGATGGCGTTCTGGAAGCCGGACCCGGCCGATCCGTCCCGGATCATCCGCACCGCCCGTCCCGTCGATGACCCCACCGGGATCAGCGAGTTCCCGCACCTGATCGTCAACCAGGCCCGGGTGCTCGACTACTTCGCCGAGTTCATGGCGCATGCGCCTACCCGGATGACTCCGGACTACGGACTCGAGTTCCAGGACCTGACTGTTGCCGACGGCGGCGAGTACCCAGTCACTGTGCACCTGGTCCACAGCACCGGTCCCCGCGAGGGCACTGAGCGTACACTCCGCGCGAAATACGTGATCGGGGCCGACGGCGCGCGCAGCCGGGTGCGCAAGGCCATCGGCTGCACGTTGGCGGGAGACACCGCGAATCACGCCTGGGGGGTCATGGACGCCCTCGCTGTTACGGACTTTCCCGATATCCGGCTTAAGTGCGCCATCCAGTCCGGCGCCGGAGGCAGCATTCTCCTCATTCCGCGCGAAGGGGGCCATCTCTTCCGCATGTACGTGGACCTTGGCGAAGTGCACGGCCACAACACCCGCGACATCCGAAGCACCACGATCGGGCAGATCATCGAGAAGGCCAACAAGATCCTGCACCCCTACACCCTCGACGTCCGGAACGTCGCCTGGCACAGCGTGTACGAGGTGGGGCATCGGCTTACTGACCGGTTCGACAACCTCCTTCCCGAAGAGGTCGGAACGCGTACACCGCGGGTCTTCATCACCGGGGATGCCTGCCATACGCACAGCGCCAAGGCTGGGCAGGGAATGAACGTCTCCATGCAGGACGGCTTCAACATCGCCTGGAAGTTGGGCCACGTCCTGGAGGGCCGGAGCCCTGAAAGCCTGCTCTCCACGTACTCGGCTGAGCGGCAGGTCGTCGCCCGGAACCTGATCGACTTCGACCGGCAGTGGTCCTCGATGATGGCCAAGAAGCCCGAGGAGTTCGACGACCCGACCGAACTGGAAACGTTTTACGTCCGCACCATGGAATTTCCGGCCGGGTTCATGACGGAGTACGCGCCGTCGATGATCGTGGGTCAGTCCGTGCACCAGGAATACGCCTCGGGTTTCCCGGTGGGCAAGCGCTTCAAGTCTGCACCGGTGGTTCGCGTCTGCGACACCAATCCGCTGCACCTTGGACACCAGGCGACGGCGGACGGGCGATGGCGCGTCTACGTCTTCACCGACGAGCCGCTGCCGGGAAGGGATTCTTCCGCCTCCCGTCTCGCAGACTGGCTGGCGGAGTCGCCGGAGTCCCCGCTGGCCTTTACGCCGGAGAGTGCCGATCGGGACGCCTGGTTCGACGTGAAGGTGATTTACCAGCAGAACCACCAAAGCATTGATATCAATGCGGTGCCTCCAGTGTTCAAGCCGGTCGTCGGGCCGTTCAGGCTCACCTACTACGAGAACGTGTTCGCGCTCGATCCTAGCGCCGACATCTTCGAACTGAGGGGGATCGACCGCCGAGGGGCCGTCGTCGTCGTGCGTCCCGACCAGTACGTAGCCAACGTGCTGCCGCTGACTGCAACGAAGGAACTGGGGGCGTTCTTCGCGGGCGTACACGGCGCAGCCGTGACCGCCGGCAGCAGCTAG